From a region of the Lentilactobacillus curieae genome:
- a CDS encoding amino acid ABC transporter permease, which yields MLDYLGQILPALLSGTKMTLSVFFWTLIASIPLGAIVGLGMLSKFKPLVWLINFYVWLMRGTPLLLQLIIVFYGLPLMHPFAIVFPRYEAALFAFILNYTAYFAEIFRGGFQAVPKGQLESARVLRLTYWQTIRYIVIPQVFKIVLPSIGNEVINLIKDSSLVYVIGLGDLLRAGNVASARDVTLLPLIFAGVIYLLLTAVCTVILRLIEKKSSVWR from the coding sequence ATGTTAGATTATTTAGGACAAATTTTACCAGCATTATTATCTGGAACAAAAATGACATTATCAGTATTTTTTTGGACATTAATTGCCTCAATTCCACTAGGAGCAATTGTGGGTTTGGGCATGTTAAGCAAGTTTAAGCCCTTAGTTTGGCTAATTAACTTCTATGTTTGGTTGATGAGAGGAACGCCATTGTTGCTGCAATTAATAATTGTCTTTTATGGGCTACCTTTGATGCATCCTTTTGCAATTGTTTTTCCTCGGTACGAAGCGGCTTTATTTGCATTTATATTAAACTACACCGCATACTTTGCAGAAATCTTTCGGGGCGGTTTTCAAGCAGTTCCCAAGGGTCAACTTGAGAGTGCTCGGGTACTTAGACTTACGTATTGGCAAACAATCCGCTACATCGTAATCCCACAAGTGTTTAAAATTGTGTTGCCATCCATTGGAAACGAAGTTATCAATTTGATCAAGGATTCATCATTGGTCTACGTAATTGGTTTAGGAGACCTACTACGCGCTGGAAACGTTGCTAGTGCAAGGGATGTCACATTATTACCGCTGATTTTTGCAGGGGTAATTTACCTGTTATTGACGGCTGTATGCACAGTGATCCTAAGATTAATTGAAAAGAAATCCAGTGTTTGGAGATAG
- the minD gene encoding septum site-determining protein MinD, which yields MGKALVITSGKGGVGKTTSSANIGTALAMMGKKVVLLDLDIGLRNLDVVLGLDNRIMYDIVDVAAGRAKLAHALVKDKRFDDLLYLLPAAQNTDKTALTEDEVVEIVEELKPDFDYVLIDCPAGIEQGFMNAIAGADGALIVTTPEISAVRDADRVVGLLETHPLKEEPLLIINRIRTHMMKDGSVMDVDEITHHLGVELLGIVFDDDAVISTSNHGEPIVLDSDNPAGQGYRDIARRITGESVPLMEMKEESKASFWQKFTGWFKKN from the coding sequence ATGGGTAAAGCGTTAGTTATCACTTCAGGTAAAGGTGGTGTTGGTAAGACAACTTCTTCTGCCAACATCGGTACCGCATTAGCAATGATGGGCAAAAAGGTGGTATTGCTTGACCTTGATATTGGTTTGAGAAACCTTGATGTTGTTTTGGGGTTAGACAACCGTATCATGTACGATATTGTCGATGTGGCAGCAGGTCGCGCTAAATTAGCACATGCCCTGGTAAAGGATAAGAGATTTGATGATCTCCTTTATCTATTACCAGCCGCACAAAATACTGATAAGACTGCATTAACAGAGGATGAAGTTGTTGAAATCGTGGAAGAATTAAAACCAGATTTCGATTATGTCTTAATTGATTGTCCTGCAGGAATTGAACAAGGATTTATGAATGCAATTGCTGGTGCAGACGGTGCTTTGATTGTTACTACACCTGAAATTTCGGCAGTCCGTGATGCTGATCGCGTCGTTGGATTGCTTGAAACCCATCCACTAAAGGAAGAACCATTATTAATCATTAACCGTATTCGGACGCACATGATGAAAGATGGTTCAGTGATGGATGTTGATGAAATCACCCATCATTTGGGAGTTGAATTATTAGGGATTGTGTTTGATGATGACGCCGTTATTTCAACTTCTAATCATGGTGAACCAATCGTATTAGATTCAGATAATCCTGCCGGTCAAGGATATCGAGATATTGCGCGTAGAATTACTGGCGAATCTGTTCCTTTGATGGAAATGAAGGAAGAGTCAAAAGCTTCGTTCTGGCAAAAGTTTACTGGTTGGTTTAAAAAGAATTAG
- a CDS encoding septum site-determining protein MinC: MAEAAVLKGSNDGYEIILSDRAAYDDIFKSLVKLLDNLKTQTASTKPQKIAFEITTGSRLFNSDERSEIEKVFANYPDFSIHRINSDVVTKEESKRIIEQQTVHILDKTIRNGQVETVTGDVLFLGNVHEGGKLFVSGNLFVLGQVDGIIQAGYPNMEDKLIIGDVHNAQQVRIGEQFEILDDSPKSDKINESTVSYVNDLHLLDYGEVEDLNEINPKFFNQIGGVNNG; the protein is encoded by the coding sequence ATGGCAGAGGCAGCTGTTTTGAAAGGCAGTAATGATGGTTACGAAATAATCTTGAGTGATCGGGCTGCGTACGATGATATCTTTAAATCATTGGTTAAGCTACTGGACAACTTAAAAACGCAGACGGCTTCAACAAAACCGCAAAAAATTGCGTTTGAAATTACAACGGGAAGCCGTTTGTTTAATTCAGACGAACGTTCCGAAATTGAGAAAGTATTTGCAAACTATCCTGACTTTTCAATTCATCGTATCAATTCAGATGTTGTTACTAAAGAAGAGTCAAAGAGAATTATTGAACAACAGACCGTTCATATTCTTGATAAGACAATTCGAAATGGTCAGGTAGAAACAGTAACAGGAGACGTATTATTTCTTGGGAATGTCCATGAAGGGGGTAAGTTATTCGTCAGCGGTAATTTATTCGTTTTGGGACAAGTTGATGGTATTATTCAAGCAGGGTACCCCAATATGGAAGATAAGCTGATTATTGGGGACGTACATAATGCTCAGCAAGTTAGAATTGGTGAGCAATTCGAAATCCTAGATGACTCTCCCAAGAGTGACAAGATTAACGAATCCACAGTTTCATATGTTAACGATCTTCATTTGCTTGATTACGGCGAAGTTGAGGATTTAAACGAGATTAACCCAAAGTTCTTTAACCAGATTGGAGGAGTCAATAATGGGTAA
- the mreD gene encoding rod shape-determining protein MreD, which yields MKRRIPVSVIFIVGLILAFFLDGSISQAFASVLYAAPNSMVPYLTLMWLCMTAFFSTRIKRLHVGIWAAIIGFVFDSYYTGLLGVYVFIFPLVVYIGQAIYESLPKNFLSGFLVFFIDVTFAISLNWLANIFVGQVEPSASIFLVNALAPTLALNLFFFAICYFPIESLYARHRR from the coding sequence TTGAAAAGAAGAATTCCGGTTTCGGTTATTTTTATAGTTGGTCTAATATTGGCGTTTTTCTTGGATGGTTCGATAAGTCAAGCGTTTGCAAGTGTGTTGTATGCAGCACCAAATTCAATGGTTCCGTATTTAACCCTGATGTGGCTATGTATGACGGCATTCTTCTCTACTAGAATAAAACGTCTTCACGTGGGTATCTGGGCAGCAATCATTGGTTTTGTCTTTGATTCGTACTACACAGGCTTGCTAGGGGTTTACGTATTCATATTTCCACTTGTCGTTTATATAGGCCAGGCGATTTATGAATCGTTACCTAAAAATTTTCTGAGTGGTTTTTTGGTTTTCTTCATTGATGTTACTTTTGCTATTAGTCTAAATTGGCTAGCAAACATCTTTGTTGGCCAGGTTGAGCCGTCAGCATCTATTTTTCTGGTAAATGCTTTGGCCCCAACTTTGGCATTGAATTTATTTTTCTTTGCAATATGTTATTTTCCAATTGAATCGTTGTATGCTAGACATAGACGTTAA
- the mreC gene encoding rod shape-determining protein MreC: protein MQKFFSNRKLVIIIICLIISFGLMTLSVSVRNKRSTPPVIQQFGNDIVGFGDRFVATPMNGIQHGFVSLKNLLNTYQENEQLKSKVDQLVQTQVKDQALEKENKQLKQQLQVGSTMTSYDKINAAVISRTPSSWASQLIINKGQASGIKKNMPVIAGQGLIGTVSEVNKTNSKVVLISNTAENSNRFAVQIAGDGGKVLNGIITDYNDDTSQLIMGNITSKEKISKGDKVATSGLGGVVPKGIYIGTVSKVGKDDYGLAKKVYIKPAADLHDIEIVSVAVKE, encoded by the coding sequence ATGCAAAAGTTCTTTTCCAACAGAAAGTTGGTAATTATAATTATCTGCTTGATCATCAGTTTTGGTTTAATGACATTATCCGTATCTGTGAGAAACAAACGCAGTACACCGCCTGTAATTCAACAATTTGGTAATGATATTGTTGGTTTTGGTGACCGGTTCGTTGCAACTCCAATGAATGGAATTCAGCACGGTTTTGTATCTCTAAAGAATTTGCTCAATACCTATCAGGAAAACGAGCAACTTAAATCAAAGGTTGATCAACTAGTGCAGACCCAGGTTAAGGATCAGGCACTGGAAAAGGAAAACAAGCAGTTGAAACAACAGCTACAAGTTGGTTCAACAATGACTAGCTATGACAAGATTAACGCTGCGGTTATTTCAAGAACACCATCATCTTGGGCAAGTCAATTGATTATCAATAAAGGACAAGCTTCGGGAATTAAAAAGAACATGCCAGTTATTGCTGGACAAGGATTGATTGGAACGGTTTCAGAAGTTAACAAGACGAATAGTAAGGTTGTTTTGATTTCAAATACTGCTGAGAATTCCAATAGATTTGCTGTGCAAATTGCAGGAGATGGCGGTAAAGTGCTAAACGGAATCATTACTGATTATAACGATGATACGAGTCAACTGATTATGGGTAACATTACGTCGAAGGAAAAAATTTCTAAGGGCGATAAAGTTGCTACTTCTGGATTAGGCGGTGTTGTTCCTAAGGGAATTTACATTGGAACTGTTTCAAAAGTTGGTAAAGATGATTATGGACTAGCTAAAAAGGTATACATTAAGCCTGCAGCGGATCTTCATGATATTGAAATCGTCTCTGTTGCGGTTAAAGAGTAA
- a CDS encoding rod shape-determining protein, translating to MFGLGEKNIGIDLGTANTIVYVDGKGIVLREPSVVAKSTKDGEVIAVGEEARAMVGRTPGSIQAVRPMKDGVIADYDTTVAMMKYFIEKALGHSSGKPYVMVCVPTGITAVEKRAVIDATRVAGARDAYVIEEPFAAAIGAGLPVMDPTGSMVVDIGGGTTDVATISLGGIVSSRSVRMAGDKLNDSIIGFVRQKYNLLIGERTAEQLKWDIGSASAKAAKDIEPVPVRGRDLVTGLPTTVEVSGVDVNAAIAESVAEIIDTVKETLEETSPEIAADVIDHGIVLTGGGALLKNLPEVIAEETQVPVTIAPDPLDCVAIGTGESLKSINVIKKKQ from the coding sequence GTGTTCGGACTAGGAGAAAAAAATATCGGAATCGATCTTGGTACAGCAAACACGATCGTTTACGTTGATGGGAAAGGAATCGTCCTCCGAGAACCATCAGTTGTAGCAAAAAGCACAAAGGACGGCGAAGTAATTGCCGTGGGTGAAGAAGCCCGCGCAATGGTTGGTAGAACTCCAGGTAGTATTCAAGCAGTTAGACCAATGAAAGATGGTGTTATTGCTGATTACGACACCACAGTTGCCATGATGAAGTACTTTATTGAAAAAGCACTTGGCCATTCTTCAGGGAAACCTTATGTTATGGTTTGTGTTCCTACTGGAATTACCGCCGTTGAAAAGCGTGCGGTTATCGATGCAACGAGAGTTGCAGGTGCAAGGGATGCCTACGTAATTGAAGAACCATTTGCAGCTGCTATTGGAGCAGGGCTTCCTGTTATGGATCCGACCGGTTCAATGGTTGTTGATATTGGTGGTGGTACAACTGATGTTGCCACGATTTCACTTGGTGGGATTGTTTCAAGTCGTTCAGTGAGAATGGCTGGAGATAAGCTAAACGATTCAATTATTGGATTTGTTCGCCAAAAGTACAACTTACTGATTGGTGAAAGAACTGCTGAACAACTTAAATGGGACATTGGTTCTGCGTCAGCTAAGGCTGCCAAGGATATTGAACCAGTTCCAGTTCGTGGTCGAGACTTAGTTACTGGACTTCCAACTACTGTTGAAGTTAGTGGTGTTGATGTTAACGCTGCAATCGCAGAGTCAGTTGCTGAAATCATTGATACAGTTAAGGAAACTTTGGAAGAGACTTCTCCCGAAATTGCCGCTGATGTTATTGATCATGGTATTGTGCTAACTGGTGGTGGTGCTCTACTTAAGAACCTTCCGGAAGTTATTGCTGAAGAAACTCAAGTTCCTGTAACCATTGCTCCGGATCCTTTGGACTGTGTTGCCATTGGTACTGGCGAGTCATTGAAGAGTATTAACGTGATTAAGAAAAAACAATAG
- a CDS encoding bifunctional folylpolyglutamate synthase/dihydrofolate synthase: MDSYKEALDFIHGRTKFKKIPTLKRMFKFLELLGNPQKKVNAIHIAGTNGKGSTLAYLRYLFQLTGYQVGSFTSPFLIKFNERISVNGEPISDAEILRLANHVKPIVDQLDNELPEGGPTEFEIITAMMFSYFAEGHADVVLIETGLGGLFDSTNVVTPQVSVITTIGYDHMNILGDTLEKIAAQKAGIIKDNVPVVVGNVAAGPMKVIQQTANSHGSTLYKLGRDFHASYSEVKDWMERFVYSGFNYSLNLKTKLLGEFQAHNASVAVSAYLVYCKLNNIQPNGYSIQDAIKITSWAGRFERLSSRPFIYIDGAHNVPAAQQLVKLLNTNYFSGKIYIVIAILADKQAKEFVDEMSKVNNVEITLTTFNTPMNRELFDAVSVEQAENKNGVKVNFEPDYKEAINHIKAKMGADDLLLLTGSLYFISDVRAFLLEY; encoded by the coding sequence TTGGATTCATATAAAGAAGCACTTGATTTTATCCATGGACGCACAAAGTTTAAAAAGATTCCGACCTTGAAAAGGATGTTCAAGTTTTTGGAATTACTGGGTAACCCTCAAAAAAAAGTCAATGCAATTCACATAGCGGGAACCAATGGAAAAGGTTCGACACTCGCGTATTTGAGATACCTCTTTCAGTTGACTGGTTATCAAGTTGGCAGTTTCACCTCTCCATTTTTGATTAAATTCAATGAACGAATCAGTGTTAATGGTGAACCAATCAGTGACGCGGAAATTCTCAGATTGGCAAACCACGTCAAGCCAATTGTGGACCAGCTGGATAATGAATTACCTGAAGGCGGTCCGACAGAATTTGAAATTATAACGGCCATGATGTTTAGCTACTTTGCTGAAGGTCATGCAGACGTTGTTTTGATTGAAACGGGGCTTGGCGGTCTATTTGATTCGACAAATGTGGTTACCCCACAGGTTTCAGTAATAACGACGATAGGTTATGATCACATGAATATTCTTGGGGATACATTGGAAAAAATTGCCGCTCAAAAAGCAGGGATTATCAAGGATAACGTTCCGGTCGTGGTTGGAAATGTGGCGGCTGGACCGATGAAGGTGATTCAACAAACAGCGAATTCACACGGTAGCACACTTTATAAGCTTGGAAGGGACTTTCATGCTAGCTACAGTGAAGTTAAGGATTGGATGGAAAGATTCGTATATTCCGGTTTCAATTATAGTCTAAATCTCAAAACTAAATTACTTGGTGAGTTTCAGGCACACAACGCTTCTGTCGCAGTTTCAGCATATCTTGTATATTGCAAGTTAAATAACATTCAGCCAAATGGATATAGCATTCAGGACGCAATCAAAATAACTAGCTGGGCTGGTCGATTTGAACGGCTGAGTTCCCGACCATTCATTTATATTGACGGTGCCCATAACGTTCCGGCTGCCCAACAGCTCGTGAAGTTGCTTAATACAAACTATTTTTCTGGGAAAATTTATATTGTAATTGCGATTCTCGCAGATAAGCAGGCAAAGGAATTTGTGGATGAAATGAGTAAGGTCAACAACGTAGAGATCACGTTGACAACGTTTAATACACCGATGAACCGGGAACTATTCGACGCAGTTTCCGTTGAACAAGCAGAAAACAAAAACGGGGTTAAAGTCAATTTTGAACCGGACTACAAAGAGGCAATCAATCATATTAAAGCCAAAATGGGTGCCGATGATTTGTTGTTGTTGACTGGCTCACTTTACTTTATTTCAGATGTAAGGGCATTTTTATTAGAATATTAG
- a CDS encoding valine--tRNA ligase, which translates to MTKEMSTKYNPTEVEKGRYDKWLDDGVFKPSGDKKAKPYSIVLPPPNVTGKLHLGHAWDTTLQDMIIRQKRMQGFDTLWLPGMDHAGIATQAKVEAKLRDQGISRYDLGREKFVEKVWEWKDDFAATIKTQWGKLGLSLDYSRERFTLDEGLSKAVRKVFVKLYEKGLIYRGEYIINWDPQARTALSDIEVIHKDDKGAFYHVKYPFTDGTTFNGKDYIEIVTTRPETMMGDTAVAVNPSDERYKELVGKKVLVPLINREVPIIADQYVDPEFGTGMVKITPAHDPNDFKVGNRHDLERINTMNEDASMNENAGKYAGMDRFDARKAMVEDLQNEGLMISIDPIVHSVGHSERTGVQVEARLSTQWFVKMKPLAEQAIKNQDTDDSVSFFPERFEDTFTQWMENVHDWVISRQLWWGHQIPAWYNKETGETYVGEEAPKDIENWEQDPDVLDTWFSSALWPFSTMGWPDETEDFKRYFPTDTLVTGYDILFFWVSRMIFQSLEFTERRPFKNVLLHGLIRDEQGRKMSKSLGNGIDPMDVIDKYGADALRWFLSTGTTPGQDLRFSYDKMDSAWNFINKIWNASRYVIMNLDGITKPELPDKSQWELSDKWILSRLNETIAHVTREFDKFNFGEAGRALYDFIWNDFCDWYIEMSKEALSSEDGDSKRNTQNVLAYVLDQTLKLMHPIMPFVTENIWQSMPHEGDTIVNAPYPTVHDEFDDPKAEADMTSLIDLIKAVRNIRSEANAPLSSPIDLMISTKNANLKAIFEENKIYIDRFTHDKELQIATDIEAPDLAMSAVITDATVYVPLAELVDLNEEKDRVAKEVEKFESEVTRSKKKLGNARFVDNAPDDVVAKEREKQADYETKLTAAKARLAQITSQL; encoded by the coding sequence ATGACGAAAGAAATGTCGACCAAGTACAACCCAACAGAGGTTGAAAAAGGCCGTTATGATAAATGGTTAGATGATGGTGTATTTAAACCAAGTGGAGATAAAAAAGCAAAACCATATTCAATTGTTTTGCCACCACCTAACGTTACTGGAAAGTTGCACTTAGGCCATGCCTGGGATACAACTTTGCAAGATATGATTATTAGACAAAAACGGATGCAAGGCTTCGATACCCTATGGCTTCCAGGAATGGATCATGCGGGAATTGCTACTCAAGCCAAGGTTGAAGCTAAGTTACGTGACCAAGGCATTTCCCGTTACGATCTAGGCCGAGAAAAGTTCGTGGAAAAGGTTTGGGAGTGGAAGGATGACTTCGCTGCTACTATCAAGACACAATGGGGCAAGCTAGGTCTTTCTTTGGATTATAGTCGTGAGAGGTTTACCCTCGATGAAGGCCTATCAAAAGCTGTTCGCAAAGTCTTTGTTAAGCTTTACGAAAAGGGTTTGATCTATCGTGGAGAATACATCATCAACTGGGATCCCCAAGCTAGAACTGCATTGTCTGACATTGAGGTTATCCATAAGGATGATAAAGGAGCCTTTTATCACGTTAAATATCCATTCACTGATGGAACAACTTTTAACGGTAAAGATTACATCGAAATCGTCACTACCCGTCCGGAAACAATGATGGGTGATACTGCGGTTGCTGTTAACCCTAGTGATGAACGTTACAAGGAATTGGTTGGCAAAAAAGTCTTGGTTCCTTTAATTAACAGAGAAGTGCCAATTATCGCTGATCAATACGTTGATCCTGAGTTTGGAACAGGAATGGTTAAGATTACTCCTGCTCATGATCCTAATGACTTTAAGGTTGGTAACCGTCATGATTTGGAACGAATCAACACTATGAACGAAGACGCTTCAATGAATGAAAATGCTGGTAAATATGCTGGCATGGACAGATTTGATGCTAGAAAAGCAATGGTTGAAGATTTGCAAAATGAAGGATTGATGATTAGCATTGATCCAATTGTCCATTCAGTTGGCCATTCAGAACGAACTGGGGTTCAAGTTGAAGCCCGACTTTCAACTCAGTGGTTTGTTAAGATGAAGCCACTTGCAGAACAAGCAATTAAGAATCAGGATACTGACGATAGCGTTAGTTTCTTCCCAGAACGATTCGAAGATACCTTCACTCAATGGATGGAGAATGTTCATGATTGGGTTATCTCTCGCCAATTGTGGTGGGGACACCAAATCCCAGCATGGTACAACAAAGAGACTGGCGAAACTTACGTTGGCGAAGAAGCTCCTAAGGATATTGAAAATTGGGAACAGGATCCTGATGTTCTTGATACTTGGTTCTCTTCTGCCCTCTGGCCATTTTCTACTATGGGTTGGCCAGATGAAACTGAAGACTTTAAACGTTATTTCCCAACTGATACTTTAGTTACGGGTTATGATATTTTGTTCTTCTGGGTTTCAAGAATGATTTTCCAAAGTTTGGAATTTACTGAACGTCGGCCTTTCAAGAACGTATTACTTCACGGTTTAATTCGTGATGAACAGGGTAGAAAGATGTCTAAGTCACTAGGAAACGGAATCGATCCTATGGACGTTATCGACAAGTATGGTGCAGACGCATTGCGTTGGTTCTTATCAACAGGAACTACACCAGGACAAGACTTACGATTCAGTTATGACAAGATGGATTCGGCATGGAACTTTATAAACAAGATTTGGAACGCTAGCCGTTACGTAATTATGAACCTTGATGGAATCACCAAGCCTGAATTACCAGATAAATCACAATGGGAACTTTCTGACAAGTGGATTCTTAGCCGCTTAAATGAAACCATTGCGCATGTGACCCGTGAGTTTGATAAGTTTAACTTTGGTGAAGCTGGCCGCGCTCTTTATGACTTTATTTGGAACGATTTCTGTGATTGGTACATTGAAATGAGTAAGGAGGCGTTGTCTAGCGAAGATGGCGATTCTAAGCGTAATACTCAAAATGTACTGGCATACGTTTTGGACCAAACTCTAAAGCTAATGCACCCAATTATGCCATTCGTAACTGAAAACATTTGGCAATCAATGCCTCATGAGGGTGATACGATTGTTAATGCTCCTTATCCAACGGTTCACGATGAGTTTGACGATCCTAAGGCAGAAGCTGATATGACTTCATTGATTGACTTGATTAAGGCTGTAAGAAATATTCGCTCTGAGGCAAATGCACCTTTATCATCACCAATTGATCTTATGATTTCTACTAAGAATGCTAATTTAAAGGCCATCTTTGAAGAAAATAAGATTTACATTGATCGGTTTACACACGATAAGGAATTGCAAATTGCCACTGATATTGAAGCACCTGATTTAGCAATGTCTGCAGTTATTACTGATGCAACAGTGTACGTACCACTCGCTGAGCTAGTTGACTTGAATGAAGAGAAGGACAGAGTAGCTAAAGAAGTTGAGAAATTTGAATCTGAAGTTACTCGCTCAAAGAAAAAACTGGGTAACGCACGCTTTGTTGACAATGCACCTGACGATGTTGTGGCAAAGGAAAGAGAAAAGCAAGCTGACTACGAAACTAAGTTAACTGCGGCGAAAGCTCGTTTAGCACAAATCACAAGTCAACTTTAA
- the tpx gene encoding thiol peroxidase has product MQITIQGKEEQLYGNPPVNGDKLPKFKLEDSEGNKVKTADLLGKVTLISTIPDINTSVCSIETRKFNQEADHYSDAQFLAVSNNTVEQQKDWCAAEGVENIKMLSDEQLSLGYAMGVYLPNFGALARTIFIVDKVGTIVYRQIVDELTDEPDYAKALEALNKIANRIDD; this is encoded by the coding sequence ATGCAAATAACGATTCAGGGTAAAGAAGAACAACTCTATGGCAACCCACCAGTTAATGGTGATAAGTTACCAAAGTTTAAATTAGAGGATTCAGAGGGCAACAAGGTTAAGACGGCTGATCTATTGGGGAAAGTGACGTTAATTTCGACGATTCCTGACATTAATACATCAGTTTGTTCAATTGAAACCAGGAAGTTCAATCAGGAAGCAGATCACTATTCTGATGCCCAATTTTTAGCTGTGTCTAACAACACCGTTGAGCAACAGAAAGATTGGTGTGCTGCAGAAGGCGTTGAAAACATCAAAATGCTTTCGGATGAGCAACTTTCTTTAGGTTATGCAATGGGTGTCTACTTGCCTAACTTTGGTGCATTAGCTAGAACCATCTTTATTGTTGATAAGGTGGGGACCATCGTTTACAGACAAATTGTTGACGAGTTGACTGATGAACCTGATTACGCAAAAGCATTAGAAGCATTGAATAAAATTGCAAATCGCATTGACGATTAG
- the thiI gene encoding tRNA uracil 4-sulfurtransferase ThiI, whose protein sequence is MKYTEIMVRYGELSTKGKNRKDFIKQLGKNVRSVLAGYSDVVVKAQRDRLHVDLNGQDDQPVMNDLKRVFGIENFYPSIKIEKTMDAIKTTALQMVKEQFEPGKTFKISTRRQDKDFEYHTDQINNMLGDYILENVDGITVDVKNPDIEIRVEVRMNGAYLSSEKIKGAGGLPVGTGGRATMMLSGGIDSPVASYMAMKRGVKIDMIHFYSPPYTSEQALGKAKQLTSVLAKYSGGIQFIAVPFTEVQETIKEKVPEGYLMTIQRRMMMRIAAEITKNRHCTGIFNGEALGQVASQTLESMMAINDVTSMPVLRPLISMDKTDIIEISKDIDTFDLSVLPFEDCCTIFTPPAPKTRPDLEKSRKFEQYIDVDGLMERAISGMTITDIKPGEDYMNANAEIFAELL, encoded by the coding sequence ATGAAGTACACTGAGATAATGGTTCGCTATGGCGAGCTATCTACCAAGGGTAAAAACAGGAAAGATTTTATCAAGCAACTTGGCAAAAACGTTCGCTCTGTTTTGGCAGGATACAGTGATGTAGTTGTCAAAGCACAACGTGACCGACTTCACGTTGACTTAAATGGTCAAGATGATCAGCCAGTCATGAATGATTTGAAGCGGGTTTTTGGAATTGAAAATTTCTACCCATCAATCAAAATTGAAAAGACGATGGACGCAATTAAGACCACTGCGTTACAAATGGTTAAAGAACAATTTGAACCAGGAAAGACATTTAAAATTAGTACTCGGAGACAGGACAAAGATTTTGAATATCACACTGATCAAATCAACAACATGCTTGGAGACTATATTTTAGAAAACGTTGACGGAATTACTGTTGACGTTAAGAATCCAGACATTGAAATCAGGGTCGAAGTTCGGATGAACGGGGCTTACCTTTCTTCTGAAAAAATCAAGGGGGCTGGTGGCCTGCCAGTGGGTACTGGTGGTCGAGCAACCATGATGCTCTCCGGTGGAATTGATTCGCCTGTTGCTTCGTATATGGCGATGAAGCGTGGAGTTAAAATCGACATGATTCATTTCTATAGTCCTCCATATACAAGTGAACAGGCTTTGGGCAAGGCAAAACAGTTAACTTCTGTATTGGCTAAATATTCTGGCGGGATTCAATTTATTGCCGTGCCATTTACAGAAGTTCAGGAAACTATTAAGGAAAAGGTTCCGGAAGGCTATTTGATGACGATTCAGCGGCGAATGATGATGAGAATTGCTGCTGAGATTACTAAGAATCGTCACTGTACTGGAATTTTTAATGGTGAAGCGCTAGGTCAAGTGGCTTCTCAAACTCTTGAGAGCATGATGGCAATTAATGATGTTACCTCAATGCCGGTATTGAGACCATTAATCTCAATGGATAAAACGGACATTATCGAAATTTCCAAGGATATTGATACCTTTGATTTGTCAGTGTTACCATTTGAAGACTGTTGTACAATCTTTACTCCCCCAGCACCAAAAACTCGTCCTGACTTAGAAAAGTCCAGAAAGTTTGAACAATACATTGATGTGGACGGATTAATGGAGCGCGCAATTTCGGGGATGACAATCACTGATATCAAGCCAGGCGAAGATTACATGAACGCCAATGCAGAAATTTTTGCTGAACTTCTGTAA